A single Aspergillus chevalieri M1 DNA, chromosome 3, nearly complete sequence DNA region contains:
- a CDS encoding uncharacterized protein (COG:S;~EggNog:ENOG410PTJJ;~InterPro:IPR032567,IPR005162,IPR036875;~PFAM:PF03732;~antiSMASH:Cluster_3.3;~go_function: GO:0003676 - nucleic acid binding [Evidence IEA];~go_function: GO:0008270 - zinc ion binding [Evidence IEA]), whose amino-acid sequence MDPFQELRNEFSSTIRALQNEIESIKNEPKPLQRPKPCLPDPEKFNGQSLKFDTWLASMKAKLRIDAPAIGDAVAQFYYVYLNLESKVQALVLPQLSYAEDTNTWDYNTILDQLSLVYDNPNKIQEAEDHLLALKQDSGESVAAYIAKFERILYEAKGKDWPDVTKISAFRKGLNPTLRGRLNQQLNLPRSYIEFLRVVQQLGSHSFSSNSTNVSHPQSHQSGSHTKSDPMDLSVININSLSAASTSLDERNRRRQQGSCVRCGSSNHWVKDCSMKAHKESKQSWNQQMLAKLETNGIDDGGD is encoded by the coding sequence atggacccctttcaagaactccgaaacgaattttcttctacgatccgcgccctccagaatgaaatcgaatccatcaaaaacgaacccaaaccacttcaacgaccaaagccatgcctccccgatcccgagaaattcaatggacaatctttgaagtttgatacctggcttgcttcgatgaaggctaagcttaggattgatgctccagctattggtgatgcagtggctcagttctactatgtctatctgaatctggaaagcaaagtccaagctctagttcttccccagttatcttacgcagaagacaccaacacctgggattacaacactatccttgatcaactatctctggtttacgacaaccccaacaagattcaagaagctgaagatcatctattagccctaaagcaggacagtggtgaatctgtggcagcctacatcgccaagtttgagaggattctttatgaggcaaagggcaaagattggcctgatgtcaccaagatttcagcattcaggaaaggcctcaatcctactctccgaggacgccTCAACCAGCAACTAAATCttccaagatcctacatcgAATTCCTTCGCGTGGtgcaacaattgggaagtcattctttcagctcaaattccaccaatgtttcccaccctcaatcacaccaatctggttctcacaccaagtctgatcctatggacctcagcgtcatcaatatcaactccctgtcagcagcgtccacctccctagatgaaaggaacagacgacgacaacaaggatcctgtgtgagatgtggctcctctaatcattgggtgaaagattgttccatgaaggcacacaaggaatccaaacAATCATGGAATCAGCAGATGCTTGCGAAGCTGGAGACAAAtggtattgatgatggtggtgactgA
- a CDS encoding uncharacterized protein (antiSMASH:Cluster_3.3) — protein sequence MYVDTSKLATVALATILSANSVLSAPMAGSSSTLLTRDPRGSHGSTSHKVSDVTGAISDGTGAIADAMTLQEYLNQKRSPRGHHSGSGSSTGERVSTWTGALGDITGMGADAATIAEAANNQKRSPRGHHHSGSGSSTGERVSTWTGALGDITGMGADAATIAEAANNQKRSPRGHHHSGSGSSTGERVSTWTGALGDITGMGADAATIAEAANNQKRSPRGHHHSGSGSSTGERVSTWTGALGDITGMGADAATIAEAANNQKRSPKGHGSSHGGSSSSDKALNGLDAAGNIVGIGADAATIAEAANNQKRSPKGHGSSHGGSSSSDKALNGLDAAGNLVGIGADAATIAEAANNQKRAPKGHGGSSSSDKALDGLDATSNIVGIGADITTIADAANQKRAPKGHGRPSSSSSSSDKALNGLDAAGNLVGIGADAATIADAANQKRSPKGHGSSSSHGGSSSSDKALNGLDAAGNLVGIGADAATIAEAANQKRSPKGHSGSSSSDKALNGLDATSNIVGIGADLTTIADAASQ from the coding sequence ATGTATGTCGACACTTCCAAGCTTGCTACTGTGGCTCTTGCCACCATCCTCTCTGCCAACTCCGTCCTCAGTGCACCAATGGCTGGTAGCTCTTCCACCTTGTTGACCCGTGACCCCCGTGGCTCTCACGGCTCGACCTCCCACAAGGTCTCTGACGTTACTGGCGCCATCTCTGACGGTACTGGTGCGATCGCCGATGCCATGACCCTCCAGGAGTATCTGAACCAGAAGCGCAGCCCTCGCGGCCAccactctggctctggcagTTCTACTGGTGAACGGGTCTCGACTTGGACCGGTGCTCTGGGCGACATTACTGGCATGGGAGCCGATGCTGCCACTATTGCTGAGGctgccaacaaccaaaagcgtTCCCCTCGCGGCCACCAccactctggctctggcagTTCCACTGGTGAACGGGTCTCGACTTGGACCGGTGCTCTGGGCGACATTACTGGCATGGGAGCCGATGCTGCCACTATTGCTGAGGctgccaacaaccaaaagcgtTCCCCTCGCGGCCACCAccactctggctctggcagTTCCACTGGTGAACGGGTCTCGACTTGGACCGGTGCTCTGGGCGACATTACTGGCATGGGAGCCGATGCTGCCACTATTGCTGAGGctgccaacaaccaaaagcgtTCCCCTCGCGGCCACCAccactctggctctggcagTTCCACTGGTGAACGGGTCTCGACTTGGACCGGTGCTCTGGGCGACATTACTGGCATGGGAGCCGATGCCGCTACTATCGCTGAggccgccaacaaccagaagcGTTCGCCCAAGGGCCATGGTTCTAGCCACGGTGGATCTAGCTCTTCTGATAAGGCCCTGAATGGCCTTGACGCCGCCGGTAACATCGTTGGTATCGGTGCTGACGCTGCTACCATCGCCGAggccgccaacaaccagaagcGTTCGCCCAAGGGCCATGGCTCTAGCCACGGTGGATCTAGCTCTTCTGACAAGGCCCTGAACGGTCTCGATGCCGCTGGCAACCTCGTCGGCATCGGTGCTGACGCTGCGACTATAGCCGAAGCtgccaacaaccagaagcGTGCCCCCAAGGGTCACGGTGGCTCTAGCTCTAGCGACAAGGCCCTCGATGGACTCGATGCCACCTCCAacattgttggcattggTGCTGATATCACCACTATCGCTGATGCTGCCAACCAGAAGCGCGCCCCCAAGGGCCATGGCCGTCCCAGCTCTTCCAGTTCTTCCAGTGACAAGGCCCTGAACGGTCTCGATGCCGCCGGCAACCTGGTTGGTATTGGAGCCGATGCCGCCACTATCGCCGATGCCGCCAACCAGAAGCGCTCCCCCAAGGGCCACGGTTCCAGCTCTAGCCACGGTGGATCTAGCTCTTCTGACAAGGCCCTGAATGGCCTTGACGCCGCTGGCAACCTCGTCGGCATCGGTGCTGACGCTGCGACTATCGCCGAAGCCGCCAACCAAAAGCGCTCCCCCAAGGGTCACAGTGGATCTAGCTCTAGCGACAAGGCCCTCAATGGACTCGATGCTACCTCCAacattgttggcattggTGCCGATCTCACCACAATCGCGGACGCCGCCAGCCAGTAG
- a CDS encoding uncharacterized protein (COG:S;~EggNog:ENOG410PUBX;~antiSMASH:Cluster_3.3) — protein sequence MSSDSKTIGTVIRIYDNPSETHPYPTGYIHDLSLIAGKKLPTIASTVGGPRITDWASYTEALSGAPVFAMRLSTPGANENILQNHLNPADLQCENMQRATVVGTQYLWDRETRLQSAALLRRTEDESTMIGWLASVLCLGRPDDEVAKAVVFHNYRTRFLVGGDIRGGVSCGLLDAGFLLPEEVRAARIV from the exons ATGTCCTCTGACTCCAAAACG ATCGGCACAGTGATCCGCATCTACGACAACCCCAGCGAAACCCACCCATATCCCACCGGTTACATCCACGACCTCAGCCTCATAGCCGGCAAAAAACTCCCCACCATCGCCAGCACAGTGGGCGGCCCCCGCATAACCGACTGGGCATCATACACCGAAGCGCTCAGCGGCGCACCCGTATTCGCAATGCGCCTTAGCACCCCTGGCGCAAACGAGAACATCCTCCAAAACCACCTTAATCCAGCAGATCTACAATGCGAGAACATGCAAAGGGCAACCGTTGTTGGCACGCAGTATCTCTGGGACAGGGAGACGCGCTTGCAGAGTGCCGCGTTGTTGCGGAGGACTGAGGATGAGTCGACTATGATTGGATGGCTGGCGTCTGTGTTGTGTCTTGGGAGACCGGACGATGAGGTTGCGAAGGCGGTTGTCTTTCATAATTATCGGACGAGGTTTCTTGTTGGTGGGGATATAAGGGGAGGTGTGAGCTGTGGGTTATTGGATGCTGGGTTTTTGCTTCCAGAAGAGGTAAGGGCTGCTAGGATTGTTTAG
- the AMT1 gene encoding ammonium permease MEP2 (COG:P;~EggNog:ENOG410PFGK;~InterPro:IPR001905,IPR018047,IPR002229,IPR029020, IPR024041;~PFAM:PF00909;~TransMembrane:11 (o33-54i66-84o123-144i151-168o188-206i226-243o255-276i283-301o307-326i338-361o396-418i);~antiSMASH:Cluster_3.3;~go_component: GO:0005887 - integral component of plasma membrane [Evidence IEA];~go_component: GO:0016020 - membrane [Evidence IEA];~go_function: GO:0008519 - ammonium transmembrane transporter activity [Evidence IEA];~go_process: GO:0015696 - ammonium transport [Evidence IEA];~go_process: GO:0072488 - ammonium transmembrane transport [Evidence IEA]): MSAYPVPYNGSETGTGGDSLREDLNIYYNAGDIAWVITSTALVLLMIPGVGFFYSGLARRKSALSLLWLSIMSVGVVSFQWFFWGYSLAFSHTAGEYIGDLNNFGLKGVLAAPSVGSDKVPDILFCVYQGMFACITVAIAVGAVAERGRMLPCLIFIFIWSTIIYDPLACWTWNSSGWVYKLGGLDFAGGTPVHIASGSAALAYSLMLGKRRGHGTHELNYRPHNVTHVVIGTVFLWVGWFGFNAGSALSANLRAVMAAVVTNIAAGVGGVTWCLLDYRLEKKWSTVGFCSGVLSGLVAITPGSGFVTPWASFIFGVVGAASCNYATKLKYLLRVDDALDIFAVHGIGGIVGNILTAFFAADYIAHLDGSTKIDGGWINHNYIQLGYQLADSVSGLAYSFVGSCIILFLINLIPGLGLRAPEENEVMGIDDAEIGEFAYDYVEITRDVINGVDEGASRHTVTPIEGNSTVETKVVGGA, encoded by the exons ATGTCGGCATATCCGGTCCCGTACAACGGGTCCGAAACGGGCACTGGGGGTGACTCGTTGAGAGAGGATCTTAACATTTACTACAAT GCAGGAGATATCGCTTGGGTCATCACATCTACCGCTCTCGTCCTCCTGATGATTCCCGGAGTTGG ATTCTTCTACTCAGGTCTCGCCCGTCGAAAGTccgccctctccctcctaTGGCTCTCCATCATGTCAGTTGGCGTGGTGTCTTTCCAATGGTTTTTCTGGGGATATTCGCTGGCCTTTTCGCACACGGCCGGTGAATACATTGGCGACCTCAACAACTTTGGGCTCAAAGGCGTTTTGGCTGCTCCGTCGGTTGGAAGTGACAAGGTTCCAGATATTCTGTTTTGCGTTTACCAGGGCATGTTTGCTTGTATTAC TGTCGCCATCGCAGTCGGTGCCGTCGCCGAACGCGGCCGCATGCTCCCCTGTCTCATCTTCATATTCATCTGGTCAACAATCATCTACGACCCCCTCGCATGCTGGACGTGGAATTCCTCCGGCTGGGTCTACAAACTCGGCGGCCTAGACTTCGCAGGGGGCACACCGGTCCACATCGCCTCCGGCTCCGCAGCACTAGCCTACTCCCTGATGCTCGGCAAGCGTCGTGGCCACGGAACCCACGAGCTCAACTACCGCCCGCACAACGTCACCCACGTCGTCATCGGCACGGTCTTCCTGTGGGTAGGCTGGTTCGGGTTCAACGCGGGCTCTGCGCTAAGCGCGAACCTGCGCGCTGTGATGGCTGCCGTCGTGACAAACATCGCTGcgggtgttggtggtgttaCGTGGTGTCTGCTGGATTATAGGTTGGAGAAGAAGTGGTCGACTGTTGGGTTTTGTTCGGGAGTGCTTTCGGGACTGGTTGCGATTACGCCAGGGAGTGGGTTTGTGACGCCGTGGGCGTCGTTTATTTTTGGGGTTGTGGGCGCTGCGTCTTGCAATTATGCGACCAAGTTGAAGTACTTGTTGCGGGTTGACGATGCGCTGGATATTTTTGCGGTGCATGGGATTGGGGGTATTGTGGGGAATATTCTCACGGCGTTTTTTGCTGC TGATTACATTGCTCACCTCGACGGCTCGACCAAGATTGACGGCGGCTGGATCAACCACAACTACATCCAGCTGGGCTACCAACTCGCAGACTCGGTGTCTGGCCTCGCATACTCGTTTGTCGGCAGCTGTatcatccttttcctcatcAACCTCATCCCGGGCCTTGGTCTGCGTGCCCCGGAGGAGAACGAAGTCATGGGAATTGACGATGCCGAGATTGGAGAGTTTGCT TACGACTACGTCGAAATCACCCGCGACGTGATCAACGGTGTCGACGAGGGTGCGTCGAGGCACACTGTCACTCCGATCGAGGGCAATAGCACGGTTGAGACTAAGGTGG